Proteins encoded by one window of Amaranthus tricolor cultivar Red isolate AtriRed21 chromosome 4, ASM2621246v1, whole genome shotgun sequence:
- the LOC130811208 gene encoding probable trehalose-phosphate phosphatase D gives MTNQNVVVSDAKTSMKVAVAMAMSNPALFSRAVPTPPPSSINGRFRRKFVNKIESQAAPPKINAWVDSMRASSPAKSPPESHDHHNWMVNHPSALEMFNHIIKASNGKKIVMFLDYDGTLSPIVQDPDRAFMSEEMRAAVKAVARYFPTAIVSGRGKEKVYDFVKLKELYYAGSHGMDIEGPANDERSVICQPATEFLPIINQVYKKLLEKTKFIQGAKVESNKFCLSVHFRCVDEKYWGELVELVKEVLSDYPKLKMTYGRKVLEIKPTIKWDKGKALEFLLQALGYAKSKNVLPIYIGDDKTDEDAFKVLKKRKQGFGILVSKFPKETSAAFTLQDPTEVKCFLQRLVEWKQTPLRNYYY, from the exons ATGACTAACCAAAATGTGGTTGTTTCTGATGCTAAAACAAGCATGAAAGTTGCTGTTGCCATGGCTATGTCGAACCCTGCTCTGTTTTCAAGAGCTGTTCCAACTCCTCCTCCTTCTTCCATTAATGGCCGATTTCGTCGTAAATTTGTTAATAAGATTGAATCTCAAGCTGCCCCTCCTAAGATCAATGCTTGGGTTGATTCTATGAGAGCTTCTTCTCCTGCTAAATCTCCTCCGGAATCTCATGATCATCACAATTGGATG GTCAATCATCCATCTGCATTGGAGATGTTTAATCACATCATTAAAGCATCTAATGGAAAGAAAATAGTCATGTTTCTTGACTATGATGGTACTCTTTCCCCCATTGTTCAAGACCCAGACCGCGCTTTCATGTCTGAAGAG ATGAGAGCAGCAGTAAAAGCTGTAGCAAGATACTTTCCTACTGCTATTGTGAGTGGAAGAGGAAAGGAAAAG GTATATGATTTTGTAAAACTAAAGGAACTTTATTACGCGGGTAGCCACGGAATGGACATTGAAGGACCCGCCAATGATGAGAGATCAGTCATATGCCAACCTGCTACCGAATTCTTACCAATTATTAATCaagtttataaaaaattacttgaaaaaaccaaatttattcAAGGAGCTAAAGTTGAAAGCAACAAGTTCTGTTTGTCTGTCCATTTTCGATGTGTTGATGAGAAG TATTGGGGTGAATTGGTTGAGTTGGTGAAAGAGGTTCTTAGTGACTATCCTAAATTAAAAATGACTTATGGGAGAAag GTATTAGAAATCAAGCCCACTATTAAATGGGACAAGGGCAAAGCACTTGAGTTTTTGTTGCAAGCTCTTG gttATGCAAAATCTAAGAATGTATTACCAATTTACATTGGAGATGATAAAACTGACGAAGATGCATTTAAAGTacttaagaaaagaaaacaagGTTTTGGTATCCTTGTATCAAAGTTTCCTAAGGAAACTTCTGCTGCTTTTACCCTACAAGACCCAACTGAG GTAAAGTGCTTTCTACAACGGTTGGTGGAATGGAAGCAAACACCTCTTCGGAattactactactaa